Proteins encoded in a region of the Luteimonas viscosa genome:
- a CDS encoding DUF4255 domain-containing protein, with the protein MSSPLAIGAVSAVLRNLLDDAMITSVAPALGTTITVTAVAPDTIDLDDEQMAPRLNLFLHQVTHNAAWRNTALPSRNGAGERMTNGPLALDLHYLVTAYGRGDFQAEILLGHAMHVLHERPWLDRASIRDALSPGPLDLGMFPPQIQALSQSDLADQLEAIKITPAALGIDEMSKLWSAIQTHYRPSAAYQVSVVLIEGTRPGVSPLPVLSRGRVDPATQRDAGVLVNPDLLPSVPTLMQALPPQMQKTARLGDTIEVSGIRLAGADPQVRLHHRLRETPIELPAALDADGRGLQFDLPDDAAAQADLPAGTWQLSLVLTPAGESEPRETNAIPLLLSARPMIEASGPPLGLPAISIVRSADPPRVRVTLASQPRVRPQQQAVLMLGARQCHANHRAAAGDPLVFDFPGTLAADNHYLRLRVDGVDSELVLQAPDQAPVFDPDMLVTVPA; encoded by the coding sequence ATGAGTTCGCCGCTCGCCATCGGTGCGGTCAGCGCGGTCCTGCGCAACCTGCTCGACGACGCCATGATCACCAGCGTCGCGCCCGCCCTCGGCACCACCATCACCGTCACCGCGGTCGCGCCCGACACCATCGACCTCGACGACGAACAGATGGCGCCGCGGCTCAACCTGTTCCTGCACCAGGTCACGCACAACGCCGCCTGGCGCAATACCGCCCTGCCCTCGCGCAACGGCGCCGGCGAGCGGATGACCAACGGGCCGCTGGCGCTGGACCTGCACTACCTGGTCACCGCCTACGGCCGTGGGGATTTCCAGGCCGAAATCCTGCTCGGCCATGCGATGCATGTGCTGCACGAACGGCCGTGGCTGGACCGCGCTTCGATCCGCGACGCTCTTTCGCCCGGCCCGCTCGACCTGGGCATGTTCCCACCGCAGATCCAGGCGCTGTCCCAGTCCGACCTCGCCGACCAGCTCGAAGCGATCAAGATCACGCCCGCCGCGCTGGGCATCGACGAGATGAGCAAGCTCTGGTCGGCGATCCAGACCCACTACCGGCCCTCCGCGGCCTACCAGGTCTCGGTGGTGCTGATCGAAGGCACGCGCCCGGGCGTGTCGCCGCTGCCCGTGCTCTCGCGCGGCCGCGTCGATCCCGCGACCCAGCGCGATGCCGGCGTGCTGGTGAATCCGGACCTGCTGCCTTCGGTACCGACCCTCATGCAGGCCTTGCCTCCGCAGATGCAGAAGACGGCGCGGCTGGGCGATACGATCGAGGTGTCGGGCATCCGTCTGGCCGGTGCGGATCCGCAAGTGCGCTTGCACCATCGCCTGCGCGAAACGCCAATCGAACTCCCCGCTGCGCTCGACGCCGATGGCCGCGGCCTGCAGTTCGACCTGCCGGACGATGCCGCCGCGCAGGCCGACCTGCCGGCAGGCACCTGGCAGCTCAGCCTCGTGCTCACGCCCGCCGGTGAAAGCGAACCGCGCGAGACCAACGCGATTCCCCTGCTCCTCAGCGCCCGGCCGATGATCGAGGCCAGCGGCCCGCCGCTCGGGCTGCCGGCGATCTCGATCGTGCGCAGCGCCGACCCGCCACGGGTGCGCGTGACCCTTGCCTCGCAGCCGCGGGTACGCCCGCAACAGCAGGCCGTGCTGATGCTCGGCGCGCGCCAGTGCCATGCCAATCACCGGGCCGCCGCAGGCGATCCGCTGGTGTTCGACTTCCCGGGCACGCTGGCAGCGGACAACCACTACCTGCGCCTGCGCGTGGATGGCGTCGACAGCGAGCTGGTGCTGCAGGCGCCCGACCAGGCGCCGGTGTTCGACCCCGACATGCTGGTGACGGTGCCGGCATGA
- a CDS encoding SDR family oxidoreductase translates to MGYFVTGATGFIGRYLVGNLLRRKGTIHVLVREGSQKKFEAIAKRMGWDRKRVLPVAGDMTAANCGLSAAQVRALKGKVKHFFHLAAIYDLTAGAEAQRAANIEGTQYALDLAAALEAGCFHHASSIAVAGLYPGIFREDMFDEAEGLDDPYLRTKHEAERLVRNETRLKWRVYRPAMVVGHSQTGEIDKIDGPYYFFTLIKKLRQMLPPWMPVLGIEGGRINIVPVDFVADAMDHIAHKPRLDGHTFHLTDPEPLRVGEVLNAFCRAGHAPEMTMRIDARMFAFVPSAIRGAVGNLPPVKRFVGMLLRDFRIPKQVLKFVTYPTRFDSRETERALKGSGISVPPLESYAWRLWDYWERHLDPDLFIDRTLKGKVRNKVVVITGGSSGIGLSTAKRVAEAGAVTVIVARGEEELFKARDEMKAAGGKVFAYTADLADMADCDRLVAKILEEHGHVDVLVNNAGRSIRRSIELSYDRFHDFERTMQLNYFGSLRLIMGFMPVMTKRRKGHIINISSIGVLASSPRFSAYVASKAALDAFSRCAQGELSGKGISFTTINMPLVKTPMIAPTKMYDSVPTLTPEEAADLVVKGIIERPTRIATRLGIFSALLNAVAPKAYEVVMSTAFELFPDSAAARGDRAALKDETPSQEQIAFAAMMRGVHW, encoded by the coding sequence ATGGGCTATTTCGTCACCGGCGCCACCGGCTTCATCGGCCGCTACCTCGTGGGCAACCTGCTCAGGCGCAAGGGCACGATCCACGTGCTGGTGCGCGAGGGCTCGCAGAAGAAGTTCGAGGCGATCGCGAAGCGGATGGGCTGGGACCGCAAGCGGGTGCTGCCGGTGGCGGGCGACATGACCGCGGCCAACTGCGGCCTCTCCGCCGCGCAGGTGCGCGCGCTCAAGGGCAAGGTGAAGCACTTCTTCCACCTCGCCGCGATCTACGACCTGACCGCGGGCGCGGAGGCGCAGCGGGCGGCGAACATCGAGGGCACGCAGTACGCGCTCGACCTGGCCGCCGCGCTCGAGGCCGGGTGCTTCCACCATGCGAGCTCGATCGCGGTGGCGGGACTGTATCCGGGCATCTTCCGCGAGGACATGTTCGACGAGGCCGAAGGGCTCGACGATCCCTACCTGCGCACCAAGCACGAGGCCGAGCGCCTGGTGCGCAACGAGACGCGGCTGAAGTGGCGCGTGTACCGGCCGGCGATGGTGGTGGGCCACTCGCAGACCGGCGAGATCGACAAGATCGACGGGCCGTACTACTTCTTCACCCTGATCAAGAAGCTGCGGCAGATGCTGCCGCCGTGGATGCCGGTGCTGGGCATCGAGGGCGGGCGCATCAACATCGTGCCGGTGGATTTCGTGGCCGATGCGATGGACCACATCGCGCACAAGCCGCGGCTCGACGGCCATACCTTCCACCTCACCGATCCCGAGCCGCTGCGCGTGGGCGAGGTGCTCAACGCCTTCTGCCGCGCCGGCCACGCGCCGGAGATGACCATGCGCATCGACGCGCGCATGTTCGCCTTCGTGCCCTCGGCGATCCGGGGCGCGGTCGGCAACCTGCCGCCGGTGAAGCGTTTCGTCGGCATGCTGCTGCGCGACTTCCGCATTCCGAAGCAGGTGCTGAAATTCGTCACCTATCCCACCCGTTTCGACAGTCGCGAGACCGAGCGCGCGCTCAAGGGCAGCGGCATCTCGGTGCCGCCGCTGGAATCGTACGCGTGGCGGTTGTGGGACTACTGGGAGCGCCACCTCGACCCGGACCTGTTCATCGACCGCACGCTCAAGGGCAAGGTGCGCAACAAGGTGGTGGTGATCACCGGCGGCTCGTCGGGGATCGGGCTGTCCACCGCGAAGCGCGTGGCCGAGGCCGGTGCGGTGACGGTGATCGTCGCGCGCGGCGAGGAGGAACTGTTCAAGGCGCGCGACGAAATGAAGGCCGCCGGAGGCAAGGTGTTCGCCTACACCGCGGACCTGGCCGACATGGCCGACTGCGACCGGCTGGTGGCGAAGATCCTGGAAGAGCACGGCCACGTCGACGTGCTGGTGAACAACGCCGGGCGTTCGATCCGGCGCTCGATCGAGCTCAGCTACGACCGCTTCCACGATTTCGAACGCACCATGCAGCTCAACTACTTCGGCAGCCTGCGCCTGATCATGGGCTTCATGCCGGTGATGACGAAGCGGCGCAAGGGCCACATCATCAACATCAGCTCGATCGGCGTGCTGGCCAGTTCGCCGCGGTTCTCGGCCTACGTGGCCTCGAAGGCGGCGCTGGATGCGTTCAGCCGCTGCGCGCAGGGCGAGCTGTCGGGCAAGGGCATCAGCTTCACCACGATCAACATGCCGCTGGTGAAGACGCCGATGATCGCGCCAACCAAGATGTACGACAGTGTGCCGACGCTGACCCCGGAAGAGGCCGCGGACCTGGTGGTGAAGGGGATCATCGAACGCCCGACCCGGATCGCCACGCGCCTGGGGATCTTCTCGGCATTGCTCAACGCGGTCGCGCCCAAGGCCTACGAGGTGGTGATGAGCACCGCGTTCGAGCTGTTCCCGGATTCGGCCGCGGCCAGGGGCGACCGCGCCGCGCTCAAGGACGAGACGCCGAGCCAGGAGCAGATCGCGTTCGCGGCGATGATGCGCGGCGTGCACTGGTAG
- a CDS encoding phage tail sheath family protein, protein MPQALTYPGVYIEEVSSGVRTITGVATSIALFIGWAARGPVDRAVRITSFADYERRFGGLDQRTLLGYSVRQFFDNGGGDAYVLRLAASGLEDDGDNADSASDSAVGLTVFASSPGEWANDVRVRVTRRVGVDAADPVGQRFKLEVIDHPTEDAVVEVFENLSMDPTDPRFADDAVNGRSLFITVEADGDPPADGAILELDGGADGVAWTADDADFRTALLASFGLGTPTDRIDLFNLVCVPGLTDAATIQTLQGRCRERRAFLIVDAPEGETVGNMMTDGLDGLTGADANYSALYYPWVRAPDPLKQGAPRAFPPCGFVAGVYARTDASRGVWKAPAGIDAGINGAAALEVAMSDAENGQLNPQGINCLRALPVYGSVVWGARTLHGHNDRASEWKYVPVRRMALFLEESLYRGTQWVVFEPNDEPLWAQIRLNIGAFLQNLFRQGAFQGRTPREAYFVKCDRETTTQTDINMGIVNIHVGFAPLKPAEFVVIRVQQIAGDIPV, encoded by the coding sequence ATGCCACAAGCCCTCACCTACCCCGGCGTCTACATCGAGGAAGTCTCCAGCGGCGTCCGCACGATCACCGGCGTGGCGACCTCGATCGCGCTGTTCATCGGCTGGGCCGCGCGCGGCCCGGTGGACCGTGCCGTGCGCATCACCTCGTTCGCCGACTACGAACGCCGCTTCGGCGGCCTCGACCAGCGCACCCTGCTCGGCTACTCGGTGCGCCAGTTCTTCGACAACGGCGGCGGCGATGCCTACGTGCTGCGGCTGGCCGCCAGCGGCCTGGAGGACGACGGCGACAATGCCGACAGCGCCAGCGACAGCGCCGTGGGCCTGACGGTCTTCGCCAGCTCGCCCGGCGAATGGGCCAACGACGTCCGCGTGCGGGTGACCCGCCGGGTCGGCGTGGACGCCGCCGATCCGGTCGGCCAGCGATTCAAGCTGGAGGTGATCGACCATCCCACCGAGGACGCGGTGGTGGAGGTGTTCGAGAACCTGTCGATGGACCCGACCGACCCGCGCTTCGCCGATGACGCGGTCAACGGACGTTCGCTGTTCATCACCGTCGAGGCCGATGGCGATCCACCCGCGGACGGCGCGATCCTCGAGCTCGACGGCGGCGCCGACGGCGTGGCCTGGACCGCCGACGACGCCGATTTCCGCACCGCGCTGCTCGCCAGCTTCGGACTCGGCACACCTACCGACCGCATCGACCTGTTCAACCTGGTGTGCGTGCCGGGACTGACCGATGCGGCGACCATCCAGACCCTCCAGGGTCGCTGCCGCGAACGCCGCGCGTTCCTGATCGTCGATGCTCCCGAAGGTGAAACGGTCGGGAACATGATGACCGACGGTCTGGACGGCCTCACCGGCGCGGACGCCAACTACTCGGCGCTGTACTACCCCTGGGTGCGCGCGCCCGACCCGCTCAAGCAGGGCGCGCCGCGCGCGTTCCCGCCCTGCGGCTTCGTCGCCGGCGTGTATGCACGTACCGATGCCAGCCGCGGCGTGTGGAAGGCGCCCGCGGGAATCGACGCCGGCATCAACGGCGCCGCCGCGCTGGAAGTGGCGATGAGCGACGCCGAGAACGGCCAGCTCAATCCGCAAGGCATCAACTGCCTGCGCGCGCTGCCGGTGTACGGCTCGGTGGTCTGGGGTGCGCGCACCCTGCACGGCCACAACGACCGCGCCTCGGAATGGAAGTACGTGCCGGTGCGACGCATGGCGCTGTTCCTTGAGGAGAGCCTGTACCGCGGCACGCAGTGGGTGGTGTTCGAGCCCAACGACGAACCGCTGTGGGCGCAGATCCGCCTGAACATCGGCGCGTTCCTGCAGAACCTGTTCCGCCAGGGCGCGTTCCAGGGACGCACGCCGCGCGAGGCCTACTTCGTCAAGTGCGACCGCGAGACCACGACCCAGACCGACATCAACATGGGCATCGTCAACATCCACGTCGGCTTCGCGCCGCTGAAGCCGGCCGAGTTCGTGGTCATCCGGGTGCAGCAGATCGCCGGCGACATCCCAGTCTGA
- a CDS encoding acyl-CoA-binding protein → MAKATLTFEQAAQDVQTLAERPDNETLLRLYALYKQGSEGDVSGEKPGFFDFVGTAKYEAWSRLKGTPRDVAQQQYIELVAKLKG, encoded by the coding sequence ATGGCCAAGGCCACGCTGACGTTCGAACAGGCCGCGCAGGACGTGCAGACCCTGGCCGAACGCCCCGACAACGAGACCCTCCTGCGCCTCTACGCCCTCTACAAGCAGGGTTCGGAAGGCGATGTCAGCGGCGAGAAACCCGGTTTCTTCGACTTCGTCGGCACCGCCAAGTACGAGGCCTGGAGCAGGCTCAAGGGCACCCCGCGCGATGTTGCACAGCAGCAGTACATCGAGCTGGTCGCCAAGCTCAAGGGCTGA
- a CDS encoding TetR/AcrR family transcriptional regulator, which translates to MARDTRQRILDCALAMFNAQGEPTVTTNHIADELEISPGNLYYHFRNKDDIIEHLFARYEARMDEVLTPPDGRLPGLEDIWLQLHLVFECIWDYRFLYRDLLEILSRNRRLRIRFARILKRADDRAHAVMRGLSQADVIRAAPAEIDAAATNLLVLATFWLNYAAIRGDRDEQKAIRDGIVQVMMLIAPFLRDAERVHLNQLIRAYTD; encoded by the coding sequence ATGGCCCGCGATACGCGCCAGCGCATCCTCGATTGCGCGCTCGCCATGTTCAACGCGCAGGGCGAGCCCACCGTCACCACCAACCACATCGCCGACGAGCTGGAGATCAGCCCCGGCAACCTGTACTACCACTTCCGCAACAAGGACGACATCATCGAGCACCTGTTCGCGCGCTACGAGGCGCGCATGGACGAGGTGCTCACCCCGCCCGACGGCCGCCTGCCCGGCCTGGAGGACATCTGGCTGCAGCTGCACCTGGTGTTCGAGTGCATCTGGGACTACCGCTTCCTCTACCGCGACCTGCTCGAGATCCTCAGCCGCAACCGGCGCCTGCGCATCCGCTTCGCACGCATCCTCAAGCGCGCCGACGACCGCGCCCACGCGGTGATGCGCGGGCTCTCGCAGGCCGACGTGATCCGCGCCGCGCCGGCCGAGATCGACGCCGCCGCCACCAACCTGCTGGTGCTGGCCACGTTCTGGCTCAACTACGCCGCGATCCGCGGCGACCGCGACGAGCAGAAGGCGATCCGCGACGGCATCGTGCAGGTGATGATGCTGATCGCCCCGTTCCTGCGTGACGCCGAGCGCGTGCACCTCAACCAGCTGATCCGCGCCTACACCGACTGA
- a CDS encoding restriction endonuclease, with protein sequence MSNWLIAIGVTLLIGGVATFYFRAVQMRRDETRAGITALSGVSWRSFIHMVLDALSRRGFSRLVDSDNAADDTDYVLARNGEHWLLSCKHGSAFVLGRLTVNELARAIELKGAAGGFLLTQGRITDDARPVAALQRIELLDGPALWPQLRDFLPAEQLAGIRAKAATLARQRVLSSWLFALLAGVAIWLALPAPPAPAPAPSPSPSQAPAAVAPPEAAPAAPSAPAPSAAAGAGVEPAASATTQETTAAAPAAAPPDAPASIEQQRADVAAAVSTLPDVDRAIWSTESTLQVMLSSIDGDAFTRICPLMERYEDLASSRIQLTPPPGSTASVRFRQCRSY encoded by the coding sequence ATGTCCAACTGGCTGATCGCGATCGGCGTGACACTGCTGATCGGCGGCGTCGCGACGTTCTACTTCCGCGCCGTGCAGATGCGGCGCGACGAGACGCGCGCCGGCATCACCGCGCTGTCCGGCGTGTCCTGGCGCAGCTTCATCCACATGGTGCTCGACGCCCTGTCCCGCCGCGGATTCAGCCGCCTGGTCGACAGCGACAACGCCGCCGACGACACCGACTACGTGCTGGCGCGCAACGGCGAGCACTGGCTACTCTCGTGCAAGCACGGCAGCGCGTTCGTGCTGGGGCGGCTGACGGTCAACGAACTGGCCCGCGCGATCGAACTCAAGGGCGCCGCCGGCGGGTTCCTGCTCACCCAGGGCCGGATCACCGACGACGCGCGCCCGGTCGCGGCGCTGCAGCGCATCGAACTGCTCGACGGCCCCGCGCTGTGGCCGCAGCTGCGCGATTTCCTGCCGGCCGAACAACTGGCCGGCATCCGCGCCAAGGCCGCGACGCTCGCCCGCCAGCGGGTGCTCTCCTCGTGGCTGTTCGCGCTGCTCGCCGGCGTGGCGATCTGGCTCGCGTTGCCGGCCCCGCCGGCACCGGCGCCCGCGCCATCGCCATCGCCGTCGCAGGCGCCCGCGGCCGTGGCGCCACCGGAAGCCGCGCCGGCGGCGCCTTCCGCGCCTGCACCTTCCGCCGCGGCGGGTGCTGGCGTCGAGCCGGCGGCTTCCGCGACCACGCAGGAGACAACCGCCGCCGCGCCCGCGGCCGCGCCCCCCGACGCCCCGGCCAGCATCGAACAGCAGCGCGCCGACGTGGCGGCCGCGGTTTCCACCCTGCCCGACGTCGACCGCGCCATCTGGTCCACCGAATCGACCCTGCAGGTCATGCTCTCGTCGATCGACGGCGATGCCTTCACCCGCATCTGCCCGCTGATGGAACGCTACGAGGACCTCGCGTCGTCGCGCATCCAGCTCACCCCACCGCCCGGCAGCACCGCGAGCGTGCGCTTCCGGCAGTGCCGCTCGTACTGA
- a CDS encoding phage tail protein, which translates to MAQFSVNPTRFDPYKNFKFRLKWDGRYVAGISKCSALKRSTEVVEHREGGDPSTSRKSPGRSKYEPLTLERGVTHDPEFEKWANKIWNYGSGLGAEVSLRDFRKDLILEVYNEAGQLVLAYRIYRCWVSEYQALPDLDANANAVAIQTLKLENEGWERDYDVAEPSEPAFSEPA; encoded by the coding sequence ATGGCACAGTTTTCCGTCAACCCCACGCGCTTCGATCCCTACAAGAACTTCAAGTTCCGGCTGAAGTGGGACGGGCGCTACGTCGCCGGCATCAGCAAGTGCTCCGCGCTCAAGCGCAGCACGGAAGTTGTGGAGCACCGCGAGGGCGGCGACCCGAGCACTTCGCGCAAGTCGCCGGGGCGCAGCAAGTACGAACCGCTCACGCTCGAGCGCGGCGTGACCCACGATCCCGAGTTCGAGAAGTGGGCCAACAAGATCTGGAACTACGGCTCCGGCCTCGGCGCCGAAGTCTCGCTGCGCGACTTCCGCAAGGACCTGATCCTCGAGGTCTACAACGAGGCCGGCCAGCTGGTGCTGGCCTACCGCATCTATCGCTGCTGGGTGTCGGAGTACCAGGCGCTGCCGGACCTGGACGCGAACGCCAACGCGGTGGCGATCCAGACCCTGAAGCTCGAAAACGAGGGCTGGGAGCGCGACTACGACGTCGCCGAGCCGTCCGAACCGGCCTTCAGCGAGCCGGCCTGA
- a CDS encoding phasin family protein, with product MAKFKKTSKKSGTGGKADAQAQAERLSKSLSESAQQIWLAGVGAFGRAQAEGTKLFEGLVKEGVTLENTARRFAGHRAEEVRDAVGSRVGQARERAADTWDRLEKVFEGRVQKALVSLGVPGRDDLRDLASRVDTLTAELRRQRGGSARKAASVRKAAPARKTPARRAGPARATTAAKPAGKAAKKAPRKAAKKTPA from the coding sequence ATGGCGAAGTTCAAGAAGACCTCGAAGAAGTCCGGCACCGGCGGCAAGGCCGATGCCCAGGCGCAGGCCGAGCGCCTGTCGAAATCGCTGAGCGAATCGGCGCAGCAGATCTGGCTCGCCGGCGTGGGCGCGTTCGGGCGCGCGCAGGCCGAGGGCACCAAGCTGTTCGAAGGCCTGGTCAAGGAAGGCGTGACCCTGGAGAACACCGCCCGCAGGTTCGCCGGCCACCGCGCCGAGGAAGTGCGCGATGCGGTCGGCAGTCGCGTCGGCCAGGCGCGCGAGCGCGCCGCCGATACCTGGGACCGGCTGGAGAAGGTGTTCGAGGGGCGCGTGCAGAAGGCGCTGGTGAGCCTCGGCGTCCCCGGGCGCGACGACCTGCGCGACCTCGCCAGCCGCGTCGACACCCTGACCGCGGAACTGCGCCGGCAGCGAGGCGGCAGCGCCCGCAAGGCGGCGTCCGTTCGCAAGGCGGCGCCCGCCCGCAAGACGCCGGCCAGGCGCGCCGGCCCTGCCCGCGCCACGACGGCGGCGAAGCCGGCAGGCAAGGCGGCGAAGAAGGCCCCGCGCAAGGCCGCGAAGAAGACCCCGGCCTGA
- a CDS encoding sigma-54 interaction domain-containing protein, which yields MKPEPSPPFEPPGFHRDRAADADRPPQGLLGASPAFERMVADIRMLARTDAPALLDGETGSGKELAARAIHYLGERRSRPFVPVNCGAIPEALFESELFGHVRGAFTDARAPRTGLVCHAEGGTLFLDEIDTLPPKGQVVLLRFLQDRRYRVLGQSQETVSDARILAASNRCLEDEAAAGRFRSDLLYRLNILRLRVPPLRERGDDVPLLCRHFARIYAGRYGLPCPEFAPQALARLQAQAWPGNVRELENAVHRMVLQGVAEQPEAYAGDPAQPPTTAHHGPASFRDAKAEAIAAFERRYLCNVMAHTGGNVSAAARLAQTDRRALGRLLKKHGVDCDRYRNG from the coding sequence ATGAAGCCGGAGCCTTCCCCCCCGTTCGAGCCCCCCGGCTTCCACCGCGACCGCGCGGCCGACGCCGACCGCCCGCCGCAGGGACTGCTCGGCGCGTCGCCGGCGTTCGAACGCATGGTCGCCGACATCCGCATGCTCGCGCGCACCGATGCGCCGGCGCTGCTGGATGGCGAGACCGGCTCGGGCAAGGAGCTCGCCGCCCGCGCCATCCACTACCTGGGCGAACGCCGCAGCCGGCCGTTCGTGCCGGTGAACTGCGGGGCGATCCCCGAGGCGCTGTTCGAATCCGAACTGTTCGGCCACGTGCGCGGCGCCTTCACCGATGCGCGCGCGCCGCGCACCGGCCTGGTGTGCCATGCCGAGGGCGGCACCCTGTTCCTGGACGAGATCGACACCCTGCCGCCCAAGGGCCAGGTGGTGCTGCTGCGCTTCCTGCAGGACCGCCGCTATCGCGTGCTCGGGCAGTCGCAGGAGACCGTGTCCGACGCCCGCATCCTCGCCGCCAGCAACCGCTGCCTCGAAGACGAGGCGGCCGCCGGCCGCTTCCGCAGCGACCTGCTCTACCGGCTCAACATCCTGCGCCTGCGGGTGCCGCCGCTGCGCGAACGCGGCGACGACGTGCCGCTGCTGTGCCGCCACTTCGCGCGGATCTACGCCGGCCGCTACGGCCTGCCCTGCCCCGAGTTCGCGCCGCAGGCACTGGCGCGGCTGCAGGCGCAGGCCTGGCCGGGGAACGTGCGCGAACTGGAGAACGCGGTGCACCGGATGGTGCTGCAGGGCGTCGCGGAGCAGCCGGAGGCGTATGCCGGCGATCCCGCGCAGCCGCCCACGACGGCACACCACGGACCGGCGAGTTTCCGCGACGCCAAGGCCGAGGCGATCGCGGCGTTCGAGCGCCGCTACCTGTGCAACGTGATGGCGCATACCGGTGGCAACGTCAGCGCCGCGGCGCGACTGGCGCAGACCGACCGCCGTGCGCTGGGACGCCTGCTGAAGAAGCACGGCGTCGACTGCGACCGTTACCGGAACGGCTGA
- a CDS encoding manganese efflux pump MntP family protein codes for MHPLSILLLGLAMSADAFAAAVGKGAAMARPRWRDALRTGLIFGIVEAITPIVGWALGSAASRMVEAWDHWIAFGLLSALGLHMIWKAFHAGSADDPSGTRGGLWTIALAGLATSIDALAIGVGLAFVDVNILVVAAAIGLCTFGMVTAGVMAGRVLGRLIGKRAEIAGGVILILVGALIVYEHVFVAQ; via the coding sequence ATGCATCCCCTCTCGATCCTCCTGCTGGGCCTGGCCATGTCGGCCGACGCGTTCGCCGCTGCCGTCGGCAAGGGCGCGGCGATGGCACGGCCACGCTGGCGCGATGCGCTGCGCACCGGCCTGATCTTCGGGATCGTGGAGGCGATCACGCCGATCGTCGGCTGGGCGCTGGGCTCGGCCGCCTCGCGCATGGTCGAGGCGTGGGACCACTGGATCGCGTTCGGGCTGCTGTCGGCGCTCGGGCTGCACATGATCTGGAAGGCCTTCCACGCGGGGTCGGCCGACGATCCGTCCGGCACGCGCGGCGGTCTCTGGACCATTGCGCTTGCGGGGCTTGCGACCAGCATCGATGCGCTGGCGATCGGCGTGGGGCTGGCGTTCGTCGACGTCAACATCCTGGTCGTGGCTGCCGCCATCGGGCTTTGCACGTTCGGCATGGTGACGGCAGGCGTGATGGCCGGGCGCGTGCTGGGCAGGCTGATCGGCAAGCGTGCGGAGATCGCGGGCGGCGTGATCCTGATCCTGGTGGGTGCGTTGATCGTGTACGAGCACGTGTTCGTGGCGCAGTGA